A single window of Candidatus Kapaibacterium thiocyanatum DNA harbors:
- a CDS encoding NADH dehydrogenase, with product MPQIIIDGQIIEAASGKTIIEAALENGITIPHFCWHPALSVAGNCRMCLVNVGSHKKNAEGGLMFDDDGQPVVQWIPKMQIACATPVADGMIVDTSGPKAVQAQESVMEFLLINHPLDCPICDEAGQCKLQEYAFVHSKGKSRFDEEKVHKPKRVELGPQIMFDGERCISCSRCIRFSEEVADQPVLSFVRRGDKVTIETFPGTTFDSPYSMNVIDICPVGALTSIDFRFRARVWEMSFTDSVCTGCARGCNIKVGVMNNEVLRVEPRTNMHVNTYWMCDHGRLTTPAKANDNRVDGPHVRRNGMLARVSWDEAIAAAADALKGLKGQEIVVLGSAHATNEDNYLLARLAQNVLKTNNIDFIKHNDQSFGDTKLKINDVSANAIGAHAVGITPANGGHGVDQLIDRIRHNHVKALIVLEDTLESHSTALAEAAAGVDVLIVLSSTMSVTARQASVLLPAASFAELEGTYTNTLHRVQHVQPALVTKENARYMGMKMSRWDKFGSPNDRWTHGERRDCRQAWRIVQDIANALGAGWTYAHSTDVFADVATHVKSFHGMSYEVLDAYQGLILGKGDQPEPVGVIYESHVLKPN from the coding sequence ATGCCACAGATTATCATCGACGGGCAGATCATCGAGGCGGCCTCGGGCAAGACCATCATCGAGGCTGCTCTGGAGAACGGCATCACCATTCCCCACTTTTGCTGGCACCCGGCTCTGTCGGTTGCGGGCAATTGCCGGATGTGTCTGGTGAACGTCGGATCGCACAAGAAGAATGCCGAAGGCGGGCTGATGTTCGACGACGACGGACAGCCGGTCGTGCAATGGATACCGAAGATGCAGATTGCCTGCGCTACGCCCGTTGCCGATGGTATGATCGTCGATACGAGCGGACCCAAGGCCGTCCAGGCGCAGGAATCCGTCATGGAGTTCCTGCTCATCAATCATCCCCTGGATTGTCCGATCTGTGACGAGGCGGGGCAGTGCAAGCTGCAGGAATACGCCTTCGTCCACTCGAAGGGCAAAAGCCGCTTCGATGAGGAAAAGGTCCACAAGCCGAAGCGCGTCGAACTCGGTCCACAGATCATGTTCGACGGCGAGCGTTGCATCTCGTGCTCGCGATGCATCCGCTTCTCGGAGGAAGTGGCCGATCAGCCGGTCCTGTCCTTCGTGCGCCGTGGCGACAAGGTGACGATCGAGACCTTCCCCGGAACGACCTTCGACAGCCCCTATTCGATGAACGTCATCGATATCTGTCCGGTAGGCGCATTGACCAGCATCGACTTCCGTTTCCGTGCCCGCGTATGGGAGATGTCCTTCACGGACAGCGTCTGTACCGGATGCGCGCGCGGCTGCAACATCAAGGTCGGCGTGATGAACAACGAAGTGCTCCGCGTCGAGCCTCGTACGAACATGCACGTCAACACGTACTGGATGTGCGATCACGGACGTCTCACGACGCCTGCGAAGGCCAACGACAATCGCGTCGACGGTCCGCACGTCCGTCGTAACGGCATGCTCGCTCGCGTTTCGTGGGACGAAGCCATCGCCGCCGCCGCCGATGCGCTGAAGGGACTGAAGGGCCAGGAAATCGTCGTTCTCGGTTCGGCCCATGCAACGAACGAAGACAACTATCTGCTGGCACGTCTCGCTCAGAACGTGCTCAAGACGAATAACATCGACTTCATCAAGCACAACGACCAGTCCTTCGGCGATACGAAGCTGAAGATCAACGACGTCTCAGCGAACGCCATCGGCGCTCATGCCGTCGGCATCACGCCCGCCAATGGTGGTCATGGCGTCGATCAGCTCATCGATCGCATCAGGCACAATCACGTCAAGGCACTTATCGTGCTCGAGGATACGCTCGAGTCGCATTCGACGGCCCTGGCCGAAGCGGCCGCAGGCGTAGACGTCCTGATCGTTCTGTCGTCGACGATGTCGGTCACGGCCCGTCAGGCGAGCGTCCTGCTCCCGGCTGCGTCGTTCGCCGAACTCGAAGGCACCTACACGAATACCCTGCATCGCGTCCAGCATGTCCAGCCCGCTCTCGTCACGAAGGAGAACGCCCGGTACATGGGAATGAAGATGAGCCGCTGGGACAAGTTCGGTTCGCCGAACGACCGGTGGACGCATGGTGAACGCCGCGACTGCCGTCAGGCATGGCGGATCGTACAGGACATCGCCAACGCCCTCGGTGCTGGATGGACGTACGCGCATTCGACGGACGTCTTCGCCGACGTGGCGACGCACGTGAAGAGCTTCCATGGCATGAGCTATGAAGTTCTGGATGCATATCAAGGTCTGATTCTTGGCAAGGGCGATCAGCCCGAACCGGTCGGCGTCATCTATGAGTCCCACGTTCTGAAGCCGAATTGA
- a CDS encoding NADH-quinone oxidoreductase subunit H: MDLTQLLIILIQGGILVNVMLISAAFMVLAERKVAAWIQNRIGPNRVGPWGLLQSFADVFKLYMKEDVVPAAADYRFHALAPVISIAVAITVYAVIPWSGPFVEINGIQYGLTMAPNMNVALLVILAMTSVGVYGVALAGWSSNNKYSLMGGLRSAAQMISYELSMGLSIVGVLMLAGSLNLVEIIMAQVKSGWFVFYQPFAFIIFIITALAETNRAPFDLPEAEPELVGGYHTEYSGMKFGLLYLAEYANMLASSAIMATLFLGGWDLIPFLDDSAILGLPQGSLPMAILGFLAFAGKAALMVFVFMWIRWSLPRFRYDQLMNLGWKVLLPLSLVNIAITGVVLLLLQ; encoded by the coding sequence ATGGATTTGACCCAACTGCTGATCATTCTCATTCAGGGTGGCATTCTTGTCAATGTCATGCTCATTTCGGCAGCCTTCATGGTGTTGGCCGAGCGGAAGGTCGCTGCCTGGATCCAGAACCGTATCGGCCCGAACCGGGTAGGCCCATGGGGGTTGCTGCAGTCGTTCGCCGACGTGTTCAAGCTCTACATGAAGGAAGACGTCGTACCGGCGGCCGCCGATTATCGTTTTCATGCCCTGGCGCCGGTCATTTCGATCGCCGTCGCCATCACGGTCTATGCCGTGATTCCCTGGAGCGGTCCGTTCGTCGAGATCAACGGCATCCAGTACGGTCTGACGATGGCGCCGAACATGAACGTGGCGCTGCTCGTCATCCTGGCCATGACGTCGGTCGGCGTCTATGGCGTGGCTCTCGCCGGCTGGTCGTCGAACAACAAGTATTCGCTCATGGGCGGTCTGCGCTCCGCGGCGCAGATGATTTCCTATGAACTGTCGATGGGCCTGTCGATCGTCGGCGTTCTCATGCTGGCCGGTTCGCTCAACCTCGTCGAGATCATCATGGCGCAGGTGAAGAGCGGCTGGTTCGTCTTCTATCAGCCCTTCGCCTTCATCATCTTCATCATCACGGCTCTCGCTGAAACGAACCGGGCTCCGTTCGACCTTCCTGAAGCCGAGCCCGAGCTCGTGGGTGGATATCACACGGAATATTCGGGCATGAAGTTCGGTCTGCTCTACCTGGCCGAATACGCCAACATGCTCGCGTCGAGCGCCATCATGGCCACGCTCTTCCTCGGTGGATGGGACCTCATCCCGTTCCTCGACGATTCGGCCATTCTGGGCCTGCCCCAGGGCTCGTTGCCCATGGCCATCCTCGGCTTCCTCGCCTTCGCAGGCAAGGCCGCCCTCATGGTCTTCGTCTTCATGTGGATCCGCTGGTCGCTCCCGCGCTTCCGCTACGATCAGCTCATGAACCTCGGCTGGAAGGTCCTGCTGCCACTCTCGCTGGTGAACATCGCCATTACCGGAGTCGTCCTGCTGCTGTTGCAGTGA
- a CDS encoding NADH-quinone oxidoreductase subunit I — MANVNTNTEAQRMTFWERIYLPEIARGLGLTLRQMFKPKFTRQYPEERWEPEGSYRGRPVLVMEEDGERCVACGLCSRVCPALAIEVRAAETTQDKERYPEKFEINMLRCIYCGFCEEVCPEEAIVMSKDYELVFGSQEEGVFGKEKLLIPVAQLQDRLEFLRQWR; from the coding sequence ATGGCAAACGTCAATACCAATACCGAAGCACAACGCATGACCTTCTGGGAGCGTATCTACCTCCCTGAAATCGCGCGTGGCCTGGGGCTGACGCTGCGTCAGATGTTCAAGCCCAAATTCACACGCCAGTATCCCGAAGAGCGCTGGGAACCGGAAGGTTCCTACCGTGGCCGGCCGGTACTGGTCATGGAAGAGGATGGGGAACGCTGCGTGGCCTGCGGTCTGTGCTCACGCGTCTGCCCGGCCCTGGCCATCGAAGTCCGTGCCGCCGAGACGACGCAGGACAAGGAACGCTATCCCGAGAAGTTCGAGATCAACATGCTCCGTTGCATCTACTGCGGCTTCTGCGAAGAAGTCTGTCCGGAAGAGGCCATCGTCATGAGCAAGGATTACGAACTCGTCTTCGGATCGCAGGAAGAGGGCGTCTTCGGCAAGGAGAAGCTGCTCATTCCCGTGGCGCAGCTCCAGGATCGACTGGAGTTCCTGCGTCAATGGCGTTGA
- a CDS encoding response regulator, whose protein sequence is MENTKRILWVDDEIALLKPHIILLQQRGYDVATATNGEDAIELVQDQRFDLVFLDESMVGISGLETLGILKDIDPGLPVVMVTKNEQESLMEEAIGRKINDYLTKPVNPTQILAACKKFLETQRITEARITQEFHQEYSTITRKLLDRMSWSEWLDVYIKLVQRSIDLDQHPDVGLEQSLRDQWRECNAEFSKFIEHEYRDWLVDKDKRAEGTPMLSPHIVDNYVIPRLAKKKPTFFFVIDCMRLDQWMVMEEFIRPYFTVQRDYYCSILPTATPYARNSIFAGLYPTEINKHYPQFTIDERGKDEHTLNRNEKELLSLLLQRRRIKLDNELQYIKIIDTEFGKRIESDIMRYAKHHLTAIVINAVDMIAHSRSDYPILKEIAPDDAAYRSLTKSWFQHSSLFGILKTLSTIPDVQIVITTDHGSVRCMRGVKVIGDRETTTNLRYKIGKNVKADDRDAMVIRNAEEYRIPAPGLATTCVIAKEDRYFVYPTDYHHYLQKYRDSFQHGGISLEEMILPVVILGSRS, encoded by the coding sequence ATGGAAAATACCAAGCGGATCCTCTGGGTCGATGACGAAATAGCGCTGCTGAAGCCTCATATCATCCTGCTGCAACAGCGTGGATATGATGTGGCTACGGCCACCAACGGCGAGGACGCCATCGAACTCGTCCAGGACCAGCGGTTCGACCTCGTTTTCCTCGACGAGAGTATGGTCGGTATATCCGGACTCGAGACGCTCGGTATCCTGAAGGACATCGATCCGGGGCTGCCTGTCGTGATGGTGACGAAGAACGAGCAGGAATCCCTGATGGAAGAGGCCATCGGCCGCAAGATCAACGACTACCTCACGAAGCCCGTCAATCCCACGCAGATCCTCGCCGCCTGCAAGAAATTCCTCGAAACGCAGCGTATCACCGAAGCCCGCATCACGCAGGAATTCCACCAGGAATACAGCACGATCACGCGCAAGCTTCTGGACAGGATGTCGTGGAGCGAATGGCTCGACGTCTACATCAAGCTCGTCCAGCGTTCGATCGATCTCGACCAGCATCCGGATGTGGGACTGGAACAATCGTTGCGCGACCAGTGGCGCGAATGCAATGCCGAGTTCTCCAAGTTCATCGAGCACGAGTATCGGGACTGGCTCGTGGACAAGGACAAGCGTGCCGAAGGCACGCCCATGCTTTCGCCCCATATCGTCGACAACTACGTCATTCCACGCCTCGCGAAGAAGAAGCCCACGTTCTTCTTCGTGATCGACTGCATGCGCCTCGACCAGTGGATGGTGATGGAGGAATTCATCCGGCCGTACTTCACGGTACAGCGCGACTACTACTGCTCCATCCTGCCGACCGCCACACCATATGCGCGGAATTCGATCTTCGCCGGACTCTATCCCACGGAGATCAACAAGCATTACCCACAGTTCACGATCGACGAACGGGGCAAGGACGAGCATACCCTGAATCGCAACGAGAAGGAACTGCTGTCCCTGCTGCTCCAGCGCCGGCGCATCAAGCTCGACAACGAACTGCAGTACATCAAGATCATCGACACGGAGTTCGGCAAGCGTATCGAGTCCGACATCATGCGCTATGCCAAGCACCACCTCACGGCCATCGTCATCAATGCCGTGGACATGATCGCGCATTCGCGGTCCGACTATCCGATCCTGAAGGAGATCGCACCCGACGATGCCGCCTACCGGTCGCTGACGAAGTCGTGGTTCCAGCACTCCAGTCTGTTCGGCATTCTCAAGACGCTGAGCACCATTCCCGACGTCCAGATCGTCATCACCACCGACCACGGTAGCGTCCGCTGCATGCGCGGCGTGAAGGTGATCGGCGACAGGGAAACCACCACGAACCTCCGCTACAAGATCGGCAAGAACGTCAAGGCCGACGATCGGGACGCCATGGTGATCCGGAATGCCGAGGAATACAGGATCCCCGCTCCGGGGCTGGCCACGACGTGCGTCATCGCCAAGGAAGATCGCTACTTCGTCTATCCGACCGACTACCATCACTACCTCCAGAAGTACCGAGACAGTTTCCAGCACGGTGGAATCTCCTTGGAGGAAATGATCCTTCCGGTAGTAATTTTGGGTTCCCGTTCCTGA
- a CDS encoding tRNA (adenosine(37)-N6)-threonylcarbamoyltransferase complex ATPase subunit type 1 TsaE, producing the protein MEPELLRSSSEEETIVIGGDFAQRLRIGDVVALYGDLGAGKTEFVKGICTFFAVEDIVTSPTFTIINQYAGTTPDGVPVKIYHVDLYRIETPEELAEVGFDDCVFAHDAIKLVEWSEKAEHLLPRAHYTVRITADPDDDNIRLIDIRYQSVPVGIERL; encoded by the coding sequence ATGGAGCCAGAGCTCCTTCGTTCCTCCAGTGAAGAAGAGACCATCGTCATCGGTGGAGATTTCGCCCAGCGCCTGCGCATCGGCGACGTCGTAGCTCTCTATGGAGATCTCGGTGCGGGGAAGACAGAGTTCGTCAAAGGAATCTGTACATTCTTCGCCGTAGAGGACATCGTAACGAGTCCTACGTTCACCATCATCAATCAATATGCCGGCACCACGCCGGATGGAGTGCCGGTCAAGATCTACCACGTGGATCTCTACCGTATCGAAACGCCCGAAGAGCTGGCAGAAGTGGGATTCGACGACTGCGTCTTCGCCCATGACGCCATCAAACTGGTGGAATGGTCGGAAAAGGCCGAACACCTGCTTCCGCGAGCGCACTATACCGTGCGCATCACGGCCGACCCGGACGACGATAACATCCGTCTCATCGACATCCGCTACCAATCCGTACCGGTCGGAATCGAGCGTCTGTAG
- a CDS encoding aspartate aminotransferase produces the protein MHIAERISRLGTETAFEVLVKARALEAKGKSVVHLEIGEPDFDTPPNIIQAAKDALDKGFTHYGPAAGLPETRQAIADYINRTRGYDLWKPEEIVVTPGGKPIMFFGMMACIDEGDEVIYPNPGFPIYESVINFLKAKPVPLPLREEKEFRFDVADLEARITPKTRMVILNTPQNPTGGILTREDLAQIAELAIRHNLIVLSDEIYSQVTYGDFKHTSISEFDGMKERTMILDGFSKTFAMTGWRMGYGAFPEHIAKVVAKLQTNVTSCTSSFTQIAGIEALSDRTLPYVSDFLKEFERRRDIIVDGLNAIPGFRCHKPHGAFYVFPNITGTGMTSQEAADFFLYEAGVACLSGTAFGAHGEGFIRFSYANSVEKIQEALKRIEAAVGAKVA, from the coding sequence ATGCATATCGCGGAGCGGATCTCGCGTTTGGGAACGGAAACGGCATTCGAAGTTCTGGTCAAGGCCCGTGCTCTCGAAGCCAAGGGTAAGAGCGTGGTTCACCTGGAGATCGGCGAGCCGGATTTCGATACCCCTCCGAACATCATTCAAGCTGCGAAGGATGCACTCGACAAGGGCTTTACGCATTACGGTCCGGCCGCAGGCCTGCCCGAAACACGTCAAGCCATTGCCGATTACATCAACAGGACGCGCGGCTACGATCTCTGGAAGCCGGAAGAAATCGTCGTCACACCGGGTGGCAAGCCCATCATGTTCTTCGGAATGATGGCCTGCATCGACGAAGGCGATGAGGTGATCTACCCCAATCCGGGCTTCCCGATCTACGAATCGGTCATCAACTTCCTGAAGGCCAAGCCCGTTCCGTTGCCCCTGCGTGAGGAGAAGGAATTCCGCTTTGACGTCGCCGACCTGGAAGCGCGTATCACGCCGAAGACGCGCATGGTGATCCTGAACACACCGCAGAATCCCACGGGCGGTATCCTCACACGCGAGGACCTTGCCCAGATCGCCGAACTGGCCATCAGGCACAACCTGATCGTCCTGAGCGACGAGATCTATTCGCAGGTGACGTACGGCGACTTCAAGCACACGTCGATCTCCGAATTCGACGGCATGAAGGAACGTACGATGATCCTCGACGGCTTCTCGAAGACCTTCGCGATGACGGGTTGGCGTATGGGATACGGCGCCTTCCCCGAGCACATCGCCAAGGTCGTGGCCAAGCTCCAGACCAACGTGACGTCGTGCACGAGCTCGTTCACCCAGATCGCCGGTATCGAAGCCCTGAGCGATCGCACGTTGCCCTATGTGTCCGACTTCCTGAAGGAATTCGAACGTCGCCGTGACATCATTGTGGACGGCCTGAACGCCATCCCCGGATTCCGCTGCCATAAGCCGCATGGCGCCTTCTACGTATTCCCGAACATCACGGGTACGGGAATGACGTCGCAGGAAGCTGCGGACTTCTTCCTCTACGAAGCCGGCGTGGCCTGCCTCAGCGGTACGGCATTCGGCGCTCATGGAGAAGGCTTCATCCGCTTTTCCTATGCCAACAGCGTGGAGAAGATCCAGGAAGCACTCAAGCGTATCGAAGCGGCCGTCGGAGCGAAGGTCGCCTGA
- a CDS encoding transcription termination factor Rho, translated as MAQRLQETQDKLIDVPALKSKKIAELTEIARQLGIEDYQDLRKQDLIFKIIEAENQREMKESHREGLTVSNGVIEVLPDGYGFMRSADYNYLPSPDDIYVSPSQVKRFGLRTGDTVKGYVRPPKDGERFFALLKVETINYVPPEIMRDRTLFENLTPLYPDERIRLETMASEFSTRIIDLVSPVGKGQRGLIVSPPKAGKTILLQKIANSIARNHPEVKLIVLLIDERPEEVTDMQRSVNAEVIASTFDEPPERHVQVADMVLEKAKRLVEAKQDVVVLLDSITRLARAHNTVIPHSGKLLSGGVDANALHKPKRFFGAARNVEEGGSLTIIATALVETNSRMDEVIFEEFKGTGNMELVLDRKISERRIFPAIDVNRSGTRREELLMTSDELAKVWVLRKVLSEDTPIEAMETLLDRMKSTKSNQEFLKSLNS; from the coding sequence ATGGCACAACGTCTTCAAGAGACGCAGGACAAGTTGATCGACGTCCCAGCACTCAAGTCAAAAAAGATCGCCGAACTGACGGAGATCGCTCGCCAACTCGGAATCGAAGACTATCAGGATCTGCGCAAGCAGGATCTGATCTTCAAGATCATCGAGGCCGAGAACCAGCGTGAGATGAAGGAATCGCACCGCGAAGGCCTCACCGTCTCCAACGGCGTGATCGAAGTTCTTCCCGACGGCTACGGATTCATGCGCTCGGCCGACTACAACTATCTTCCCTCGCCGGACGATATCTACGTCTCGCCCTCGCAGGTCAAGCGCTTCGGACTTCGCACTGGCGACACGGTCAAGGGCTATGTTCGCCCCCCGAAGGATGGTGAACGATTCTTCGCCCTGCTGAAGGTGGAAACGATCAACTACGTTCCGCCGGAGATCATGCGGGACCGCACGTTGTTCGAGAATCTCACGCCACTCTATCCGGACGAACGTATCCGCCTCGAAACGATGGCCAGCGAATTCAGCACACGCATCATCGATCTCGTATCGCCCGTAGGCAAGGGGCAGCGCGGACTGATCGTATCACCACCGAAGGCGGGCAAGACGATCCTCCTGCAGAAGATCGCCAACTCCATCGCACGCAACCATCCCGAAGTGAAGCTCATCGTGCTTCTCATCGACGAACGCCCCGAGGAAGTCACCGACATGCAGCGGTCGGTCAACGCGGAAGTGATCGCCTCGACCTTCGACGAACCGCCCGAACGCCACGTCCAGGTCGCCGACATGGTCCTCGAAAAGGCCAAGCGTCTCGTCGAAGCCAAGCAGGACGTCGTCGTTCTGCTCGACTCCATCACCCGCCTCGCCCGCGCCCACAATACCGTCATCCCCCATTCGGGCAAGCTCCTTTCCGGCGGTGTTGACGCCAACGCCCTCCACAAGCCCAAACGTTTCTTCGGTGCCGCACGGAACGTGGAAGAAGGCGGATCGCTCACGATCATCGCCACCGCTCTCGTGGAAACGAATTCCCGCATGGACGAAGTGATCTTCGAGGAGTTCAAGGGAACGGGTAACATGGAACTCGTCCTCGATCGCAAGATCTCCGAGCGCCGCATCTTCCCTGCCATCGATGTCAATCGCTCGGGTACGCGTCGAGAAGAGCTCCTCATGACGTCCGACGAACTGGCCAAGGTATGGGTACTGCGCAAGGTTCTCAGCGAGGACACGCCGATCGAAGCAATGGAAACGCTGCTCGACCGTATGAAGTCGACGAAGTCCAATCAGGAGTTTCTGAAATCGCTGAACTCGTGA
- a CDS encoding FAD-binding oxidoreductase, producing the protein MMSNVTLESWGRYPASAPDGVMPVTWRADQPAWNAADTSVLPYGMGRSYGDVCLNNGGTLLLTRGLDRFIDFDPVTGIIRAEAGVIIEELLRFVMPHGWFIPVTPGTKYVTLGGAVANDVHGKNHHRMGTIGRHVRCFELVRSDGRRLLCSSESHADWYAATIGGMGLTGLVTWVELQLIRIESPIVDMETIKVRTLDEIVYWTMISDKDWDYTVSWIDCTKGGAQTGRGLFMRGNHARSAGGMRVDRRTVDGSLVDIPVDAPNWLLNRYSVTVFNRLYFHRQLRRFKRSRVGIDPFFYPLDIVHGWNRLYGKRGMLQYQCVIPYNGDTQLMRSILSEFRKAGIASFLAVLKMFGDIESPGVLSFPKPGLTLALDFGNDGTSVHRVLDRLDDMVLEAGGRVYAAKDARMSAATFRRMYPEAERLVPFIDPKFSSSFWRRVWQEAR; encoded by the coding sequence ATGATGTCGAATGTGACACTGGAATCGTGGGGGCGCTATCCTGCATCCGCACCTGACGGCGTGATGCCCGTGACGTGGAGAGCCGACCAGCCTGCATGGAATGCGGCAGATACGTCCGTACTCCCGTACGGAATGGGACGGAGTTATGGCGATGTCTGCCTCAACAACGGTGGAACCCTCCTGCTCACACGCGGTCTCGACAGGTTCATCGACTTCGACCCGGTGACCGGAATCATCCGCGCGGAAGCCGGGGTGATCATCGAAGAGCTGCTGCGATTCGTCATGCCCCACGGCTGGTTCATCCCCGTTACGCCGGGCACGAAGTACGTCACTCTCGGTGGCGCCGTGGCCAACGACGTACATGGGAAGAACCATCACCGGATGGGAACGATCGGACGTCATGTGCGTTGCTTCGAACTCGTCCGTTCGGACGGACGCCGTCTGCTGTGTTCGTCCGAATCGCATGCGGACTGGTATGCGGCCACTATCGGCGGCATGGGCCTGACCGGCCTCGTCACCTGGGTGGAGCTGCAGTTGATCAGGATCGAGAGTCCGATCGTCGACATGGAGACCATAAAGGTCCGTACGCTCGACGAGATCGTGTACTGGACGATGATCTCCGACAAGGACTGGGACTACACCGTATCGTGGATCGACTGCACGAAGGGTGGGGCACAGACAGGGCGGGGACTGTTCATGCGTGGCAATCACGCACGGTCGGCAGGAGGTATGCGTGTCGATCGCCGTACCGTGGATGGAAGCCTCGTCGACATTCCCGTCGATGCACCGAACTGGCTGTTGAACAGATACAGCGTCACCGTCTTCAATCGCCTCTACTTCCATCGTCAGCTCAGGCGTTTCAAACGTTCACGCGTCGGTATCGATCCGTTCTTCTATCCGCTGGATATCGTCCATGGATGGAACAGACTGTACGGAAAACGCGGAATGCTGCAGTATCAGTGTGTGATTCCCTACAACGGCGATACGCAACTGATGCGCTCCATTCTGTCGGAGTTCCGCAAGGCCGGCATCGCTTCCTTCCTCGCCGTGCTCAAGATGTTCGGTGACATCGAATCGCCGGGCGTCCTCTCGTTCCCGAAGCCGGGCCTGACGTTGGCGCTGGACTTCGGCAACGATGGAACAAGCGTCCATCGTGTACTGGACAGGCTCGACGATATGGTGCTGGAAGCGGGTGGCCGCGTCTACGCAGCCAAGGATGCGCGTATGTCCGCAGCGACCTTCCGTCGTATGTATCCCGAAGCGGAACGCCTCGTTCCCTTCATCGATCCCAAATTCTCGAGTTCATTCTGGCGCCGTGTATGGCAGGAGGCAAGATGA
- a CDS encoding short-chain dehydrogenase: protein MPRIVIVGATSAIATHVARRFAERHAHLVLVARNEEHLRAVAEDLKVRGASAVDLYVADLRMKAAHQDLVDRSVTILGTIDAVLIAHGVLPDQDECDEDVDKAIDTLMTNALSAVSIMQRFALVMKKQGRGVLAVISSVAGERGRPSNYTYGAAKSLVTQYASGLRARLRGTGVHVLTVKPGFVDTPMTAHLPKNMLFAAPSHVADAIVRGMRQRTPVIYVPWFWRPIMAIVRAIPERLFMRLKS from the coding sequence ATGCCACGTATCGTCATCGTCGGCGCTACATCGGCCATCGCTACGCATGTGGCCCGGCGGTTCGCGGAACGCCATGCCCATCTCGTCCTGGTCGCCCGCAACGAGGAGCATCTCCGCGCCGTCGCCGAGGACCTGAAGGTCCGTGGTGCTTCCGCCGTCGATCTCTACGTGGCCGACCTTCGCATGAAGGCAGCGCATCAGGACCTCGTCGACCGCAGCGTGACCATTCTCGGTACCATCGATGCCGTCCTGATCGCACACGGTGTCCTGCCCGATCAGGACGAGTGCGACGAAGACGTGGACAAGGCCATCGATACACTGATGACCAATGCGCTCAGTGCCGTATCCATCATGCAGAGATTCGCCCTCGTGATGAAGAAGCAGGGCCGTGGGGTACTCGCCGTGATCTCGTCCGTGGCCGGCGAACGCGGACGTCCGAGCAACTATACCTACGGAGCGGCCAAGTCACTGGTGACGCAGTATGCGTCGGGTCTGCGTGCCCGCCTCCGGGGTACCGGAGTTCACGTCCTTACCGTGAAACCCGGTTTCGTCGATACGCCGATGACGGCCCATCTTCCAAAGAATATGCTGTTCGCGGCACCGTCACACGTGGCCGATGCCATCGTGCGGGGAATGCGGCAGCGAACGCCGGTGATCTACGTCCCGTGGTTCTGGCGCCCGATCATGGCCATCGTTCGTGCGATTCCCGAACGACTGTTCATGCGGCTCAAGTCGTGA
- a CDS encoding extradiol dioxygenase has protein sequence MARQMFVNLPVKNLDKSVEFFTKLGFTFNPQYTDENATCMIVGESSFVMLLMEPFFRTFITKDICDTSRQVEVITAISSNDRADVDDMVTKAIAAGGGTPREALDYGFMYNRAFTDLDGHIWEVFWMDPNGMP, from the coding sequence ATGGCGCGACAGATGTTCGTCAACCTTCCGGTGAAGAACCTCGACAAGTCGGTGGAATTCTTCACGAAGCTCGGCTTCACGTTCAACCCGCAGTATACCGACGAGAACGCCACCTGCATGATCGTGGGCGAAAGCAGCTTCGTGATGCTGCTCATGGAACCGTTCTTCCGGACCTTCATCACGAAGGATATCTGCGATACCTCCAGGCAAGTCGAAGTGATCACCGCCATATCGTCGAACGATCGCGCGGACGTGGACGATATGGTGACCAAGGCCATCGCGGCCGGTGGTGGTACGCCGCGGGAAGCGCTCGACTACGGATTCATGTACAACCGTGCCTTCACCGATCTCGATGGCCATATCTGGGAAGTGTTCTGGATGGACCCGAACGGTATGCCGTGA
- a CDS encoding rRNA maturation RNase YbeY, translating to MARACKGQKVRNAWIDIIILDDKSIRRMNRDFLDHDYATDVITFPLEDIPLTGEIYISLDTARKQADDYGVTLVNELSRLAVHGALHLMGHDDATDEDRAGMHKLENRYINGRT from the coding sequence GTGGCCAGGGCGTGCAAGGGTCAGAAGGTCCGCAACGCATGGATCGACATCATCATCCTCGACGACAAGTCGATCCGGCGCATGAATCGGGACTTCCTCGATCATGACTATGCGACGGACGTCATCACCTTCCCGCTCGAGGACATTCCGCTGACGGGCGAAATCTACATCTCGCTCGACACGGCCCGCAAGCAGGCCGACGACTACGGTGTGACGCTCGTAAACGAACTCTCGCGCTTGGCCGTCCATGGTGCCCTGCATCTCATGGGCCACGACGACGCCACGGACGAAGACCGGGCCGGGATGCACAAGCTCGAAAACAGATACATCAATGGACGTACATGA